One Vigna unguiculata cultivar IT97K-499-35 chromosome 7, ASM411807v1, whole genome shotgun sequence genomic region harbors:
- the LOC114190769 gene encoding uncharacterized protein LOC114190769: MASRSNFKTPKKDGNTSNSSFPSLENNYEGERLTNLLQSIRREIRTARDSDGTSLSEKIWLKQQFSIGVNDVTRVLERMKPCTELESSAQLVPLRSNNNKTPSVKLQAVLVASDCNPRWLTKHLQSLASSRSVPLIFVGDNKHGSFRLGELVQLKTAIAIGIKIKDSSINKIIEEVVQGYRFEPPPDDQN; the protein is encoded by the exons ATGGCCAGTAGGAGCAATTTCAAAACTCCAAAGAAGGATGGGAACACCTCAAATTCGAGCTTTCCTTCTCTAGAAAATAA TTATGAAGGTGAACGTCTCACCAATCTGCTCCAATCAATCCGTAG AGAGATCCGAACTGCAAGAGATTCAGATGGAACTTCCTTGTCGGAGAAAATATGGTTAAAG CAACAATTCTCTATCGGGGTCAATGATGTAACTCGTGTCCTTGAGCGCATGAAACCATGCACTGAATTAGAAAGCTCCGCTCAGCTCGTTCCTTTAAGAAGCAACAACAATAAAACTCCTTCAGTTAAGCTTCAG GCTGTGCTTGTAGCTTCTGATTGTAACCCACGATGGCTGACGAAGCATTTACAAAGTTTGGCTTCATCAAGGAGTGTGCCCCTTATCTTTGTTGGAGATAATAAACACGGTTCCTTCAGATTAGGTGAACTTGTTCAACTAAAAACTGCCATTGCTATCGGAATTAAG ATTAAAGACAGtagcataaataaaattattgaggAGGTTGTTCAAGGCTATAGATTTGAACCTCCACCGGACGATCAAAATTGA